The Mucilaginibacter terrenus genome has a segment encoding these proteins:
- a CDS encoding polyprenol monophosphomannose synthase produces the protein MPDSIVIIPTYNEKENIERMIHKVFSLEHDFHLLIIDDGSPDGTAKIIKALQRDYSQKLHLIERAGKMGLGTAYIHGFKWAIANHYDYIYEMDADFSHNPDDLLRLRQECVAGADAAIGSRYIKGVNVVNWPMSRVLMSYFASVYVRFITGINIQDATAGFMCYKRRVLESIDLDKIKFVGYAFQIEMKFTTIKHGFKVKEIPIIFTDRTAGSSKMSKGIFTEAVVGVLHMKLNSIFRKYPEG, from the coding sequence GTGCCTGACAGTATAGTAATTATACCCACTTATAACGAAAAGGAAAATATCGAGCGAATGATCCATAAGGTATTTTCGCTGGAGCACGATTTTCATTTATTGATAATTGATGATGGTTCGCCTGATGGTACCGCCAAAATTATCAAAGCCTTGCAGCGCGATTATTCTCAAAAGCTCCATCTGATTGAAAGAGCCGGTAAAATGGGCCTTGGCACTGCTTATATACATGGTTTTAAATGGGCGATTGCTAACCATTACGATTATATTTACGAAATGGATGCCGACTTTTCCCACAATCCTGACGACCTGTTGAGACTAAGGCAAGAGTGTGTAGCGGGTGCTGATGCGGCCATAGGATCGAGATACATAAAAGGAGTTAATGTAGTTAACTGGCCTATGAGCAGGGTATTGATGAGCTACTTTGCATCAGTTTATGTGCGTTTTATAACCGGCATTAACATACAGGATGCTACAGCCGGGTTTATGTGTTACAAACGCCGGGTGCTGGAAAGTATAGATCTGGACAAGATAAAGTTTGTTGGCTATGCCTTCCAGATTGAAATGAAATTTACTACCATAAAGCATGGTTTTAAGGTAAAAGAGATACCTATTATTTTTACTGATCGTACAGCGGGCTCATCAAAAATGTCTAAGGGTATTTTTACAGAGGCGGTAGTTGGTGTACTCCACATGAAACTTAACAGCATCTTCAGGAAATATCCCGAAGGATAG
- a CDS encoding RNA polymerase sigma factor, with translation MKISRGDEHAFSELFNTWHHLLGRHIYKITDSAELAEEVVQDVFLKIWTARESLALVENFKAYLFVVSRNHALNCLRKLARERMHQKALEENAAVLAVEQTGSADIYKLLDQAIDHLPPQQQKVYLLSRHNRLKYDEIATQMGLSRETVKKYLQGATHSITNFVQSNIDVSAIVLLAFNFILKR, from the coding sequence TTGAAAATTTCCCGTGGAGATGAACACGCTTTCAGCGAATTGTTCAACACCTGGCATCACCTTTTAGGAAGGCATATTTACAAGATAACAGACTCCGCAGAACTCGCCGAAGAAGTTGTACAGGACGTGTTCTTAAAAATCTGGACCGCGCGGGAGAGCCTTGCGTTAGTAGAAAATTTTAAAGCTTACCTGTTTGTTGTTTCCCGTAACCACGCGTTGAATTGCCTGCGCAAGCTGGCCCGCGAGCGTATGCATCAGAAAGCTTTAGAAGAGAACGCCGCGGTACTTGCTGTAGAGCAAACAGGCTCGGCAGATATTTATAAGCTGTTAGATCAGGCAATAGACCACCTCCCTCCCCAACAGCAAAAGGTTTACTTGCTAAGCAGGCACAATCGCTTGAAGTACGACGAGATCGCCACGCAAATGGGCTTATCCCGCGAAACAGTAAAGAAATATTTACAGGGCGCGACGCACTCCATCACCAACTTTGTACAGTCGAATATTGATGTTTCTGCAATAGTACTGCTTGCTTTTAATTTTATTTTAAAAAGATAG
- a CDS encoding FecR family protein, which translates to MKTSRLRLRHLFDRYYNNTASQSERDELFAIIDAGQQDEELAHLISQTWDELNTTEPFFTKEKSASILSNITKQNESLGHQSKGSIIMWAKVAVAAMLIVCAGAAVFQQIKKRPAKQQVVARAKRPAHDALPGGNKAVLTLANGQTIVLDDAQNGTLAKQGATIIKKAADGQLVYNAAAAAETSDARAMNTIATPRGGQYQIILPDGSKVWLNAASSISFPAHFTGSSREVTITGEAYFEVTKNKAMPFRVKTNEAKIEVLGTHFNVMAYDDENVMKTTLLEGAVNISSGNFSAALKPGQQAQIHRSGQNRVVDDVDVDDETAWKNGIFQFRDAGIDVILRQASRWYDVDVTYKGKVPQREFTGHLSRNVRASELLKMLKYTGVNVEIEGTTIIVQ; encoded by the coding sequence ATGAAAACGTCCCGGCTGAGATTGCGACATCTTTTTGATCGCTATTACAATAACACTGCCTCTCAGTCAGAGCGCGACGAATTATTTGCCATTATAGATGCCGGGCAGCAGGATGAAGAACTTGCACATCTAATTAGCCAAACGTGGGATGAACTAAATACTACAGAGCCTTTCTTCACCAAAGAAAAGTCAGCATCCATCCTTTCCAACATCACTAAACAGAACGAAAGTTTAGGTCACCAGTCAAAAGGTTCCATTATCATGTGGGCCAAAGTTGCTGTAGCTGCTATGCTTATTGTATGTGCAGGCGCAGCTGTTTTCCAACAGATTAAAAAACGCCCAGCTAAACAGCAGGTAGTCGCCCGTGCAAAACGTCCGGCACATGATGCTTTGCCCGGTGGTAACAAAGCCGTATTAACATTGGCTAACGGCCAGACGATTGTTTTAGACGATGCGCAGAACGGCACGCTAGCCAAACAGGGCGCTACTATAATAAAGAAAGCGGCCGACGGGCAGCTTGTCTATAATGCCGCAGCCGCTGCGGAGACTTCTGATGCAAGGGCAATGAACACCATTGCCACGCCACGAGGTGGCCAATATCAAATCATACTGCCTGATGGCTCTAAAGTTTGGCTTAACGCTGCGTCGTCAATCAGTTTTCCCGCTCACTTTACTGGTTCATCGAGAGAAGTTACCATTACCGGCGAAGCCTACTTTGAAGTTACAAAGAATAAAGCCATGCCTTTTAGGGTAAAAACAAACGAGGCCAAAATAGAAGTTCTCGGCACTCATTTCAATGTTATGGCTTACGACGACGAAAACGTCATGAAAACAACCCTGCTGGAGGGTGCTGTGAACATCAGCAGCGGCAACTTTAGCGCGGCACTTAAACCAGGTCAGCAGGCACAGATACATCGTTCAGGGCAGAACAGAGTTGTTGACGATGTTGATGTAGACGATGAAACGGCCTGGAAGAATGGGATTTTTCAGTTCAGGGATGCCGGTATAGACGTGATCCTGAGACAGGCATCACGCTGGTATGACGTAGACGTAACTTACAAAGGAAAAGTGCCGCAGAGAGAATTTACCGGTCACCTGTCACGCAATGTACGTGCGTCGGAACTTTTAAAAATGCTTAAGTATACCGGCGTAAATGTTGAGATAGAAGGCACCACCATAATAGTACAATAG
- a CDS encoding RagB/SusD family nutrient uptake outer membrane protein: MKFNLKQYSAGILMLILTASASSCKKYLDEERRDNFNTNNYFTTASQAQTFVNGIYSNLYMFQNGDAYGESPFITLELFAGHTTTLGQSVNNKQVITQTTSPTNPGFQTVWSNSYAAIANANIALKRIPDIAMADADKKKLLGEIYFLRAFFYFHLVRLYGDVPLITEPVTITSETLYPERSPMASVYDLIIADLKAAKESGLPETDQSGRASLGAVRTLLGSVYLTTAGYPLQKKENYALAAAEVLPVLTKYTLFPDYAFLHDNAHKNQGELIFQINYLVGVKENAIPQLTLPFNLQVGAYGDHLGAMIPTTQFIASYPAGDKRAKERQFFFSSYPKDKDPSTIITFEKPALYKFFHAESALGNGKSDENWTLFRLPEAMLIYAEAQNEAEGAPNQTARDQVNAIRARAELAPIGNLSQAAFREEVWRQRYLELCYEDKSYFDIQRTHKIYVVPGGTFADATSTPNEQGVTFKEQYYFWPIPQREINTNPKLKQNQGW; encoded by the coding sequence ATGAAGTTTAACCTAAAACAATATAGCGCTGGTATATTAATGCTAATCCTTACTGCTTCGGCCAGTAGCTGTAAAAAATACCTGGACGAAGAGCGAAGGGACAATTTCAACACCAATAATTACTTTACAACTGCATCGCAGGCGCAAACTTTTGTAAATGGTATATACTCTAATTTATATATGTTTCAAAATGGTGATGCCTACGGCGAGAGCCCTTTCATCACTTTAGAGCTTTTTGCAGGCCATACTACCACGCTTGGGCAAAGTGTAAATAATAAACAGGTTATAACCCAAACTACCAGCCCTACAAACCCCGGTTTTCAAACCGTATGGTCTAACAGTTATGCCGCTATTGCAAACGCCAACATTGCGCTAAAACGGATACCGGATATTGCAATGGCAGATGCGGATAAGAAAAAGCTGCTTGGCGAGATTTACTTTCTTAGAGCATTTTTCTACTTTCACTTGGTGCGCCTGTACGGTGATGTGCCATTGATTACTGAACCGGTTACCATCACCAGTGAAACTCTTTACCCTGAGCGTTCGCCAATGGCATCAGTTTATGATCTGATTATAGCCGACCTAAAGGCTGCTAAAGAGTCTGGCTTGCCAGAAACAGACCAAAGCGGCCGCGCGTCTTTAGGAGCTGTACGTACCTTACTCGGCAGCGTTTATTTAACTACAGCTGGTTACCCGCTGCAGAAAAAAGAAAACTATGCTTTGGCAGCTGCCGAGGTATTACCTGTATTGACAAAGTACACGCTTTTCCCGGATTATGCATTTTTACATGATAACGCTCATAAAAACCAGGGAGAATTGATCTTCCAGATTAACTACCTGGTAGGCGTGAAAGAAAATGCTATACCACAATTAACACTGCCCTTTAACTTACAAGTTGGCGCCTATGGTGATCACCTTGGGGCAATGATACCTACTACACAGTTTATTGCCAGCTACCCTGCCGGCGATAAACGTGCAAAAGAACGTCAATTCTTTTTCAGCAGCTATCCAAAAGACAAAGATCCATCAACAATTATCACTTTTGAGAAACCTGCGTTGTACAAATTCTTCCATGCAGAGAGTGCGTTAGGCAATGGTAAAAGCGATGAAAACTGGACACTATTCCGTTTACCCGAAGCAATGTTGATTTACGCAGAAGCACAAAATGAAGCTGAAGGCGCACCTAATCAAACCGCCAGAGATCAGGTGAACGCTATCCGCGCACGCGCTGAGTTGGCTCCTATCGGAAACCTTTCTCAGGCCGCATTCCGCGAGGAAGTCTGGAGACAACGTTACCTTGAGCTATGTTATGAGGACAAATCGTACTTCGATATTCAGCGTACACATAAAATATACGTTGTACCAGGCGGTACTTTTGCCGACGCTACCTCTACGCCGAATGAGCAGGGAGTAACGTTTAAAGAACAGTACTATTTCTGGCCAATACCACAGCGAGAAATAAACACCAACCCTAAATTGAAACAAAACCAAGGGTGGTAA
- a CDS encoding TonB-dependent receptor produces MNFNSKATPVAWSKPFKFILVMKLTAIILIAALTNVTAKTVGQTVSIRQKNASVEKVLRLIEKQTGYHFMYDKADVAKARGIDIAVDNVTINQALDEAFKDQPLTYKIFDETIVVKKKDAENNTVIQAIDITGTVTDAKGPLPGVNVKLKGTVTGTVTDVNGKYKLNVPDGSGTLVFSFIGYNTIEEPINNRTVVNIVLGENSKALNEVVVVGYGTQKRVDLTGSVGSVSGKQLQDRPQTNLEQELAGKIAGVNVSTNSGAPGGATKVRIRGYTSLNASTNPLYVVDGVVWTEGGNAINPNDVESIDVLKDASSTAIYGTRGANGVILVTTKRGARGGAGTVSYDSYVSVSKMAKKLDVLNAKEFLAIEDQGYANIQKFDPVGWAAGNYASKDPKVIRTALIGKLFDANLNPLYDVDWQDATTRTAVSQNHNLGFTGNSEKMNYGFFLNYADDQGIILNSYLKRYNARLTFDNQIKTWLKVGATLNYNAQEGRAQDNGVGGNNIPRMLVEMPSIIPIRYPDGSYGKRTDYPNMEGGDNPVAQANEITQLTKIRVFSGNTYANFNILPSLQFRSVLGVTTSANYYPSSQTGLVGGASASQDYSSASISEANNVFWQWSNYFTYDKTFAGIHKINLVAGVERQNFKQTGFGASTSTLSDNFYSYYNLGAGAIPGIPSSNYDAWQMQSFFARLNYNLQEKYLLTVTGRQDGSSRLGKNTKNGFFPSAALAWRASQESFLKDNKTISDLKLRVSYGLTGNTEIGEYRSTANIETTPYVFGGSQAIGTHQTSIGNEELGWEKNSELDLGVSLGLFNNRVNIEADAFLKKTKALLLNAPIPQTSGFGNVFKNIGKLENKGIELAINTTNIKTNDFSWTTNFNITFLKTKILQLGQNNDDIFLDPGFLSNFNLMRVGLSPGSFYGYTVLGTWGTSEAAEAAKYNLLPGDLKIKDLNGDGKITADDREVLGKSTPDGFGTFTNNFRYKSFELGVELQFNYGNQIMNLTRHSGQDRTGQANSYSTVLDAWTPEHQNTSIAQTRPAYVYYQTEIYSTKVESGNFIRGRSVTLGYNFSDNILKHLKINRLRVYAQAQNLFVITKYTGYDPEVSTYNGSSNFTQGILFYDYPKPRTFLLGVNVSF; encoded by the coding sequence ATGAATTTTAATTCTAAGGCTACGCCTGTGGCGTGGTCTAAACCATTCAAATTTATATTGGTTATGAAACTAACTGCCATTATATTAATTGCAGCACTTACCAATGTTACTGCCAAAACGGTTGGCCAAACGGTATCAATCAGGCAAAAGAATGCCTCGGTAGAAAAAGTACTCCGTCTTATAGAAAAGCAAACCGGCTATCACTTTATGTACGACAAAGCCGATGTTGCAAAAGCACGCGGAATTGACATTGCCGTAGATAACGTGACCATTAACCAGGCGCTTGATGAAGCGTTTAAAGATCAGCCCCTCACCTACAAAATTTTTGATGAAACCATTGTAGTTAAGAAAAAAGATGCTGAAAACAACACCGTTATACAAGCAATTGACATAACCGGTACAGTTACTGACGCAAAAGGCCCCCTACCGGGTGTTAACGTGAAACTTAAAGGTACTGTCACTGGTACCGTAACCGATGTAAACGGCAAATACAAGCTTAACGTACCTGACGGCAGCGGCACGCTGGTTTTTAGCTTTATAGGCTACAATACAATTGAGGAGCCAATTAACAATCGTACAGTTGTAAACATCGTGCTTGGCGAAAATTCCAAAGCACTTAACGAAGTTGTTGTTGTTGGTTATGGTACCCAGAAACGTGTAGATCTTACAGGTTCTGTTGGTAGCGTAAGCGGTAAACAACTACAGGACCGCCCGCAAACCAACCTGGAGCAGGAACTTGCCGGTAAAATAGCCGGCGTGAACGTATCTACCAACTCTGGTGCCCCAGGTGGCGCTACTAAGGTACGTATCCGCGGTTACACGTCATTAAATGCCAGTACTAACCCGCTTTATGTGGTAGATGGTGTGGTTTGGACAGAAGGCGGTAACGCTATCAACCCAAATGACGTAGAATCCATTGACGTGTTGAAAGATGCTTCATCTACTGCTATTTATGGTACACGCGGTGCAAATGGTGTAATTTTAGTTACCACAAAACGTGGTGCCCGCGGCGGTGCCGGAACTGTAAGCTATGACAGTTACGTTAGCGTAAGCAAAATGGCTAAAAAGCTTGATGTGCTTAACGCTAAGGAGTTTTTAGCTATTGAAGATCAGGGTTATGCCAATATACAAAAGTTTGACCCTGTAGGGTGGGCTGCCGGTAACTACGCGTCTAAAGACCCAAAAGTAATCCGCACTGCGCTTATCGGTAAATTATTTGATGCAAACCTTAACCCGCTGTACGACGTAGATTGGCAGGATGCTACTACACGTACCGCAGTTAGCCAGAACCACAACCTTGGCTTTACAGGCAACAGCGAAAAAATGAACTATGGTTTCTTCTTAAACTATGCTGATGATCAGGGTATTATTTTAAACAGCTATTTAAAACGCTATAACGCACGTTTAACCTTTGATAATCAAATAAAAACATGGTTAAAGGTTGGTGCAACGTTAAACTACAATGCGCAGGAAGGCCGTGCACAGGATAATGGCGTAGGTGGTAACAACATACCGCGTATGTTGGTAGAGATGCCATCTATCATCCCAATCCGTTACCCTGATGGCAGCTATGGTAAACGTACAGACTACCCTAATATGGAAGGTGGCGATAACCCGGTTGCTCAGGCTAATGAAATAACCCAGTTAACTAAAATACGGGTGTTTAGTGGTAACACTTACGCCAACTTTAACATTTTGCCAAGCTTGCAATTCCGCAGTGTGCTGGGTGTTACTACATCTGCTAATTACTACCCAAGCTCTCAAACCGGCTTGGTAGGTGGTGCAAGTGCCAGTCAGGATTATAGCTCTGCTTCTATAAGCGAGGCTAACAATGTTTTCTGGCAATGGTCTAACTATTTTACTTACGACAAAACTTTTGCCGGTATTCACAAGATAAATCTTGTGGCAGGTGTCGAGCGTCAGAACTTCAAACAGACTGGCTTTGGTGCATCAACAAGCACATTATCTGATAACTTCTACAGCTATTATAATCTTGGAGCAGGTGCAATCCCGGGCATACCTTCGTCAAACTACGATGCATGGCAAATGCAATCGTTCTTTGCTCGCTTGAACTACAACCTGCAAGAAAAGTATCTCTTAACTGTAACCGGCCGCCAGGATGGGTCATCCCGCTTAGGTAAAAACACCAAAAACGGCTTCTTCCCATCAGCGGCGTTGGCCTGGAGAGCATCACAAGAATCATTTTTGAAGGATAACAAAACCATATCCGACCTTAAACTTCGTGTGAGCTATGGTTTAACCGGTAACACTGAGATTGGCGAATACCGCTCAACTGCCAACATTGAAACAACCCCTTACGTATTTGGCGGCTCACAAGCTATTGGTACTCACCAAACGTCCATAGGAAACGAAGAACTAGGCTGGGAGAAAAACTCAGAGTTAGATCTAGGCGTATCATTAGGCTTGTTTAACAACCGCGTTAACATTGAAGCCGACGCGTTCCTGAAAAAAACCAAAGCGTTGTTGCTTAATGCGCCTATCCCACAAACAAGCGGGTTTGGTAACGTATTTAAAAACATTGGTAAGCTGGAGAATAAAGGTATCGAACTTGCAATTAACACTACCAACATTAAGACGAACGACTTTAGTTGGACAACTAACTTTAATATCACATTCTTAAAAACCAAAATATTACAACTTGGTCAAAATAACGATGATATCTTCCTTGATCCGGGCTTCCTTTCAAACTTTAACCTGATGAGGGTAGGCTTGTCGCCTGGTAGCTTTTACGGTTATACGGTATTAGGCACATGGGGAACTTCTGAGGCTGCTGAAGCTGCGAAATACAACCTTTTACCTGGTGATTTGAAAATCAAAGATCTTAACGGTGACGGCAAAATAACAGCTGATGACCGCGAAGTGCTTGGAAAATCAACACCTGATGGTTTCGGCACTTTCACTAACAACTTCCGCTATAAAAGCTTTGAGTTAGGCGTAGAGTTACAGTTTAACTACGGTAACCAGATCATGAACTTGACAAGGCACTCGGGCCAGGACCGTACCGGTCAGGCCAACAGCTACTCCACCGTACTGGACGCCTGGACGCCAGAGCACCAAAACACCTCGATAGCTCAAACCCGCCCTGCCTATGTTTATTATCAGACCGAGATTTATTCAACCAAAGTAGAGAGCGGCAATTTCATCCGTGGCAGATCGGTAACGTTAGGGTACAACTTTTCGGACAACATACTTAAACATTTAAAAATAAACCGTTTAAGAGTTTACGCACAGGCTCAAAACTTGTTTGTGATAACAAAATACACCGGCTACGACCCTGAGGTATCTACCTACAACGGTAGCAGCAACTTTACACAGGGCATCCTGTTTTACGATTATCCAAAACCAAGAACATTCTTGCTTGGAGTAAATGTTAGTTTCTAA
- the ruvB gene encoding Holliday junction branch migration DNA helicase RuvB, with protein MNENLDPDGERLSPTERDIEKVLRPQAFEDFTGQHKILANLRIFVQAARLRGEALDHVLLHGPPGLGKTTLSHIIANEMGVGIKITSGPVLDKPGDLAGLLTNLETGDILFIDEIHRLSPLVEEYLYSAMEDFKIDIMLESGPNARSVQISLNPFTLVGATTRSGLLTAPLRARFGINSRLEYYDAKLLTTIVLRSSSILRTPISDEGAYEIARRSRGTPRIANALLRRTRDFAQIKGNGSIDTEIARYALNALNVDEHGLDEMDNKILSTIIDKFKGGPVGLKTIATAVGEDEGTIEEVYEPFLIQEGFLMRTTRGREVTESAYKHLGKIKLGGNPSLF; from the coding sequence ATGAACGAAAACCTTGATCCGGATGGCGAACGCCTCTCCCCTACTGAGCGGGATATAGAAAAAGTACTTCGGCCACAGGCCTTTGAAGACTTTACCGGGCAACATAAAATATTAGCAAACCTCAGGATATTTGTTCAGGCCGCCCGTTTACGTGGCGAGGCACTAGACCACGTGCTGCTGCACGGCCCTCCCGGCCTGGGTAAAACAACCTTGTCGCACATCATCGCCAATGAGATGGGCGTTGGCATCAAGATAACTTCCGGCCCTGTATTGGACAAACCCGGCGATCTCGCCGGCCTGCTTACTAATTTAGAAACGGGAGACATCCTTTTTATTGACGAAATACATCGTTTAAGTCCGCTGGTGGAAGAGTACCTGTATTCGGCCATGGAGGACTTTAAGATAGATATCATGCTGGAGAGCGGGCCGAATGCGAGGTCTGTACAAATATCATTAAATCCTTTTACACTGGTTGGCGCAACAACGCGCTCCGGCCTGCTTACTGCTCCTCTGAGGGCTCGTTTCGGCATCAACTCCAGGCTGGAATATTACGATGCAAAGCTGCTTACTACTATCGTGCTCCGCTCGTCGTCCATTTTACGTACACCTATAAGCGACGAAGGCGCCTACGAAATAGCACGCAGGAGCCGCGGCACACCTCGTATTGCAAATGCGCTGCTGCGACGCACACGCGATTTTGCTCAGATTAAGGGCAATGGCAGTATTGATACGGAGATAGCCCGATATGCTCTTAACGCCCTTAACGTTGACGAACACGGACTGGACGAAATGGATAATAAAATCCTTTCTACTATAATAGACAAATTCAAGGGAGGGCCTGTCGGACTGAAAACCATTGCGACAGCAGTAGGCGAAGACGAAGGTACCATCGAAGAAGTTTACGAACCGTTCCTGATACAGGAGGGCTTTCTGATGCGTACCACCCGCGGACGCGAGGTTACCGAGAGTGCTTACAAGCACCTGGGTAAAATTAAGCTTGGCGGTAACCCATCTTTGTTCTGA
- a CDS encoding POT-type proton-dependent oligopeptide transporter yields the protein MQETPLATTKPSGKIPRSVPFIIGNEFAERFSFYGMRSILAVFLVHQFFGHYSTDVANAKSNSINHTFSTLVYATPLLGAILADWFFGKYRVILIGSLIYTIGHFLLSMFDTSLGGFQTGLIIIAFSAGAIKSCVSANVGDQFDHSNRHLMSSIYSWFYFSINAGSMVSLFLIPLIYDKFGASWAFGVPGILMALATIIFFSGRKAYVKLPPKGINKDNFVSVSFYAATNGGWASAEKRYTAEKVDAIRAVWRVMAVFAFIPVFWSLWDMNSAEWVLQSEKLNLDMGVFGWHILPSQIQTVNAVFLLAFIPIFNYGLYPLAEKIGIKLTPLRKIGFGLFVTGFSFVIIALLQQQIEAGGHPSVWWQILAYAVLSAGEVLVSITGLEYAYTQSPPSMKSTMTAIWYFTYSIGSFFNAVVNNSIAGGGMFKNFTGASFYWLFVGICFAFVLVFVFVSPFIKEKAYLADDVIGKGLGIKDDETQPIHPDNPIV from the coding sequence GCAGTGTTCCGTTTATTATAGGTAATGAATTTGCCGAGCGTTTTAGCTTTTACGGCATGCGCAGTATTCTTGCAGTGTTCCTGGTTCACCAGTTTTTTGGCCACTACTCTACTGATGTAGCAAATGCAAAATCAAACAGCATTAATCATACCTTCTCAACTTTGGTTTACGCTACGCCGTTACTTGGTGCTATCCTTGCTGATTGGTTTTTTGGCAAATACCGGGTTATCCTTATCGGCTCACTTATTTATACTATAGGGCACTTTCTATTGTCTATGTTTGACACCTCACTTGGCGGTTTTCAGACTGGCCTTATAATTATTGCTTTTTCCGCAGGGGCCATTAAGTCCTGTGTATCGGCTAACGTTGGTGATCAATTTGATCACAGCAACCGCCATCTCATGAGCAGCATTTACAGTTGGTTCTATTTCAGCATCAATGCAGGCTCAATGGTAAGTTTATTTCTTATCCCACTTATCTATGACAAGTTTGGTGCTTCGTGGGCCTTTGGTGTACCGGGTATATTAATGGCGTTAGCCACTATTATCTTCTTCTCGGGTCGTAAAGCTTATGTAAAGCTTCCGCCTAAGGGTATTAATAAAGATAACTTTGTTTCGGTAAGTTTTTATGCCGCAACTAACGGCGGCTGGGCTTCCGCCGAAAAAAGATATACTGCCGAAAAGGTTGATGCCATACGTGCAGTTTGGCGTGTTATGGCAGTTTTTGCATTTATCCCGGTATTCTGGTCATTATGGGACATGAACAGTGCCGAGTGGGTTCTGCAGTCAGAAAAATTAAACCTTGATATGGGGGTATTTGGATGGCATATACTACCGTCACAGATACAAACCGTTAACGCTGTATTCCTGCTCGCGTTTATACCAATCTTTAACTACGGGCTCTATCCCTTAGCAGAAAAAATAGGCATCAAACTAACGCCGCTTCGTAAAATAGGGTTTGGCTTGTTTGTTACCGGGTTTAGCTTTGTTATAATCGCATTATTACAGCAGCAGATAGAGGCCGGCGGACACCCTTCTGTTTGGTGGCAAATATTAGCTTATGCTGTGCTTTCCGCGGGCGAGGTACTGGTTTCTATTACAGGTTTGGAGTACGCTTACACACAGTCACCTCCATCCATGAAAAGCACCATGACCGCTATTTGGTATTTCACCTATTCTATAGGTTCTTTCTTTAACGCTGTTGTAAACAACAGTATAGCCGGTGGCGGCATGTTCAAAAACTTTACAGGCGCATCATTTTACTGGCTGTTTGTGGGTATTTGCTTTGCCTTCGTATTGGTGTTTGTATTTGTTAGTCCGTTTATTAAAGAAAAAGCTTACCTGGCAGATGATGTAATTGGCAAAGGCTTGGGTATAAAAGACGACGAAACACAACCAATCCATCCGGACAACCCTATTGTATAA